TTTGTAATCGATTCATTCAAAAGAATGACAGAATTTAAAATGATTTTTCTTTCAAAAACAAAATCAGCATATTTGAAATATCTCTTAAACTCAAATTGATCAAGCGATATATTCTCAATTGTTTGTAAAATATACTGCAATTCATGGAAATCAGATTTACAATTTACCCTATTCTCAAATCTCTTTATATAATTTAAAGCATCTTGAATTGGTGATGAGGTTGTTGAAAAAATATAAAAATAGTTTGTATTTATACCTTCGCTTATTTTTTCTAAAATTTTTAAGAAATTTTGAACTTCAATGTTTGAGCTATTTGAATCAATAATTAAGAGTTTGCTATTAAAAATTTCAATATTTTTCCTCAGAATATTAGTTTCGGTAGAATTTATATTAACTTGGTTTTTAGGTTTAACAAATTTACTCTCAAAACCTCTCTCTAATTTTTCAACTCTACTTAAAATATCTAAGACAAATTCCTGTCTTTTTGCAATTTTCAAAACACTATTTTTTATCTCTGAAACAGTTAGATCTAAATTGTATATCTCATTTTTAATTTCTGAATTCTCGATTTTATCTTTGATATTTTTCTGCTCTTCAGAAATTTTTAAAACTTCATCTTTTATATCAAAAACATTTGTTTCTAAATCAATTACACTATCTTTTATGTCAAAAACTGTATCTTCTAAATCCCCCGATGCCTCTGTTGTAAAATACTCTATATTTTCATCATTATGTTGGATCTTTTTCTCTTCTTCAATAAATTTCATAGGTTCTTTATAATCTATTTTAATAGAAGTATTTTTTACTTCTGTAATTTTTGGAACTTTATCAAGAAAGTCTTTTTCTGTTAAATTGATTTCTGGTAAATTCTCTTCAATAATTTCTTGATGTTTCTCAATTTTTATTCGCTCTTTTTCAGCTTTCTCCTCCTCTATTCTCTTTTTCTCACTTATCTCATTCCCCTTTTTTCCAGTCTCAAAAAACTCTTTTTTGAATTTCGGGTCTTTGATTATAAAATCCATCTATCACCTTAGTATAAAATTAACTCTTATATTTTAAATTTTTTTAAAGTTTGTTATTTAAAGAAGTCAAGTGAAAATTATACAATTTCACAAAGGAATAGAAATGCTATAATTTGTTCTTAAAATTTCCAAAAAGAAGACAAATGAAGAGACTTTTTCTTTCGCCTCCACACATGAGCGGAGAAGAACAAAAACTTATCGAAAAAGTGTTTGAAAGTAACTATATTGCACCACTTGGAGAATATGTTATAAAATTTGAAGATGAGATTAAAAAATATACAAAATCAAAAAATGCACTTGCCGTAAATAGCGGAACTTCTGCAATTCACTTAGCTTTGCGAGTTGCGGGAGTTGGAAAAGATGATTTTGTTCTTGCTTCAACTTTCACTTTTATCGGTTCTGTTGCTCCAATTTTGTATCTGAATGCGAAACCAATTTTTATAGATTCTGATGAGTCTTGGAATTTATCTCCAGAACTTTTAAGAAAATTTTTAGAAACTTGGAACGGAAAAAAACCAAAAGCACTTATTCTTACTCACCTCTACGGACAAATGGCAAAAATTGATGAAATAGCAGAAATTTGTCGAGAAAATGAAATTATTTTAATTGAAGATTCTGCGGAATCGCTTGGTGCAAGTTTCAAAAATCAGCAAAGTGGAACTTTTGGTAACTATGGAATTTACTCGTTTAATGGAAATAAGATTTTGACAACATCGGGTGCGGGAATGTTGATTGGAAAAGATTTTGACAAAATTGAAAAAGCTAAATTTCTTTCGACTCAAGCCCGAGAACCAGAAATCCACTATGAACATGTTGAGTTTGGATACAACTATCGATTAAGTAATGTTTTGTCAGCAATTGGTGTTGCACAAATGGGTGTTTTAAATAAACGAGTAGAAAAGAAAAGAGAAATTTTTGAGTGGTATAAAAATGAGTTGGGCGATGAGGTCGAATTTATGCCTGAAATTATTGGCGGTCGTGGAAATCGATGGCTCACAACTTTCATTTTTAAAAAAGATACAGATTTAAACAAGGTGATGGAAAGATTCAATAGCGAAAATATTGAAACAAGACCACTTTGGAAACCGATGCACATGCAACCACTTTTTGAAAATTCGGAAAAATTAGTTGATGGAACAAGCGA
Above is a window of Thiovulum sp. ES DNA encoding:
- a CDS encoding putative PLP-dependent enzyme possibly involved in cell wall biogenesis (PFAM: DegT/DnrJ/EryC1/StrS aminotransferase family), whose translation is MKRLFLSPPHMSGEEQKLIEKVFESNYIAPLGEYVIKFEDEIKKYTKSKNALAVNSGTSAIHLALRVAGVGKDDFVLASTFTFIGSVAPILYLNAKPIFIDSDESWNLSPELLRKFLETWNGKKPKALILTHLYGQMAKIDEIAEICRENEIILIEDSAESLGASFKNQQSGTFGNYGIYSFNGNKILTTSGAGMLIGKDFDKIEKAKFLSTQAREPEIHYEHVEFGYNYRLSNVLSAIGVAQMGVLNKRVEKKREIFEWYKNELGDEVEFMPEIIGGRGNRWLTTFIFKKDTDLNKVMERFNSENIETRPLWKPMHMQPLFENSEKLVDGTSEKLFERGLCLPSGTIMEKEDVKRVAKILKEFL